GATGGTCGCCGAGCATTTTCCGGAGGCGCGGCTCATCGCCAACAAACAGAATCTCGGCTTCGCGGCAGCGAATAATCAGGCGTTCCGACAAGCCACCGGCGAGTACATCGTGCTGCTCAATCCCGACGCCTACGTCCTTCCGTCGTCGATTCCCAACGCCGTGCGCTTCATGGACGAGCACCCGGAGTGCGGCCTCTGCGGCGGCAAGATCATCTCGCCGGAGGGACGACTGGAGCCGTCGGCGCGCCGCTTTCCCTCGCCGTTGACCAAGCTGCTCACGCTCTCGGGCCTCCGGGCGAAGTTTCCTCAATCGCGCTTGCTGAACTGGCACGAGTTCGGCGACTTCGCCCACGACCGCCCGATGGAGGTGGACTGGGTGCCCGGCACCTTCACCATCGCGCGCAAGGCAATGCTCGACAAGATCGGCCCCTTCGACGAGCGCTTCTTTATTTATTACGAAGAGACCGACCTCTGCCTGCGGGCAAAAAAGGCGGGCTGGAAGGTTTATTTCATCCCGGACGCCGAGGTGATGCACATCGGCGGGGCGAGCAGCAAGACGCGCAAAGACAAGACCTTCGACAGCGCCGCCTCGCAGGTGCTCTCCTTCCGGATGCGCAGCGAGTGGCTCTACTACCGCAAAAACTATGGGCTTGCGACGATGCTCGCTAGCGCAGGCATCGAGCTGCTGTGGTTCTCCATGCGCTACCTGAAAAACCTTCTGATTCCGACTGGTGACGCCGCGCGAAAAAAAGAGATGGCCCGCTCGACCATGAGCCAGATCACTCGCTCGGTCTCCGACACGCAGTTTGGACAGTTTTCGCCGCCAATTCCCTGGTAAGTGCTGATGGCGCTCTTCAGCAACATACGGGCCGACCTGAAAACTTACGGCGGCCAGTGGAGCCAGCAGGGGT
This genomic window from Chlorobaculum limnaeum contains:
- a CDS encoding glycosyltransferase family 2 protein, which produces MVTVVIVSYNTREILSNCLDALFKSGMGREMEVFVVDNDSRDRSAEMVAEHFPEARLIANKQNLGFAAANNQAFRQATGEYIVLLNPDAYVLPSSIPNAVRFMDEHPECGLCGGKIISPEGRLEPSARRFPSPLTKLLTLSGLRAKFPQSRLLNWHEFGDFAHDRPMEVDWVPGTFTIARKAMLDKIGPFDERFFIYYEETDLCLRAKKAGWKVYFIPDAEVMHIGGASSKTRKDKTFDSAASQVLSFRMRSEWLYYRKNYGLATMLASAGIELLWFSMRYLKNLLIPTGDAARKKEMARSTMSQITRSVSDTQFGQFSPPIPW